TTCAAGAAATTTAGGTGCTGTTCTGGATAAAACAATTACCGGGTTGTTGTTTTTCATTTCAACTCTCAGAACAACAGCTCTTACAGTTTCCCCTTTCTTAAAATAATCAGAAGGAATTTGTTCAACTTTTGGCAAAATAAGTTCGTTTCCTTCATCATCCAAAACCAGAAGTTCTTTTTTCCAAATCTGATAAACTTCTCCTGTAATTATTTCACCAACTTTTTCCTTGTATTTTTTATAAATAGAATCTTTTTCAAGTTCCATTAATCTTGACATAAGGTTTTGACGAATGGCAAGAACAGATCTTCTTCCAAAGTCAGATAATTTAACTTCTTCTGAAACATCTTCACCAATTTCAAAATCAGGATCGATTTTAATGGCTTCTGCTAAGCTAATGTGCTTGTTTTCGTCATAATCAAAGCTATCCTCTGCAAATTCATCGTCTACAATTTCCCTGTTTCTCCAAATCTCAAGATCGCCTTTTTCAGGATTAACAATTATGTCAAAATTATCATCCGTACCATATTTTTTTACAAGCATACTGCGAAAAACGTCTTCCAATATGCCCATCATTGTTACGCGGTCAATATTTTTTATTTCTTTAAATTCCGCAAATGATTCTATTAATTCAAGGTTATTCATTCTTATAATTTATTATTTAAAAGATATAACTACTTTGGTTTCTTTTATATTATTGTAATTTAGGCTAATAATCTTATTTACAGTTTTTCTCTTTTTGGTTATTTCGTCCTTAAGTTTTACTTCTGTTTCAAGTTTAATTTCCAATTCATCTGCTGCAACAAGTTTTCCTGTTATTTTTTCACCCTCAAGGGTAACTACTTCTACTTTTCTTCCAACATTTTTAAAGTATTGTCTCTTAATTTTAAACGGCTGACTTAATCCGGGAGAAGAAACCTGCAATTCAAAATCTTCATCTTCTCTGTCGAGATTTTGTTCAACATAACGGCTTACATTAATACAATCTTCAATAAATAAGCCATTATCATTATCTATTTCAATGATGATTTTATTGTCCGTATTAACCTTAATATCAACTATATAATTATCAGATCCTTTTAATTTTTCCTCTACCAGAGGAGCTATTTTTTCTTTTGTTATCATTTTATTCCAGCTTTTTTTAAAAGAAAGAGGGGACTTTCTGTCCCCTCTTTCTTTTATTAGCTAATTATTTGCAAATGTAATAATAAAACCAAAACCAGCAAACATTATTGCAATAAAGCAACTTTTTTATCCTCCCTTCGTTTATACTGTAAATTACCAAATCGATGAAAACTTTATATCTATCATAAAAAAACCATATCTTTAGCCATGAAAAATATAAAATCTATACATATGAAAAACTTAAGGATGTTTATTTTATTCTTGCTTTTTCTTCCAATTCAAATTGAATCTGTCTTTGCTGAAAAAGGTCAAGCCAACGAAACAATGAAAACTGTTTTTAAGGAAGTAAAAAAGGATGTGTCTGGCAACACAAACATAACTTCAATTTTAATGATTGTAGGTGTTGTAGCTGTTGTTGGCTTGGCAATTTATTTGAGCTTTAGCGGAAGTGAAGAGAAAAAATTTATAAGAAAAGCAAAAAAGTAATTTAAAAAAAATTACTTTTTTATTCCGTTTATATATTCTACTTTATTAATTACAACTCCTTTTTTATCATAAAAAATCCAGACTCCGTCTGATTTTCCATTCTTGTAATTGGACTTGCTTCTTATTACCTCCCCCGGAACTCTATGGTAACTAATTCCTTTCCCATGTAATTCACCCTTTTGAAAACTCTGTTGCTGGAATTTTTGGCCGGTTTCAAAATAATAGTTCCAAAGCCCATCGGGTTTTCCTTTTGAGTAACTTCCTTGGCTTTCCATTATTCCAGTATCGTAATTTGATATCCAAAAGCCTTCCTTAAATCCTTTTACATAATTCCCCTTTTCTGTCATTTTACCTTGAGCATTATAAAATACCCAGTTGCCATCTTTAACATCCTCTTTACAAGAGCCCTCGTAATTCGGTTTTCCATTGTTAAACCAGCCTTTCCAGGAACCATGCATTTTCCCATTTTCATAAAAGCCTTCGTCCTTTTTCTGACCGTTTTCGTACCAGGATAACCAAAGACCTGTTTCTTTATCTTTTACAAAATCACCTTGTTGAACTTTTTGGCCATTTTCAAACCAATAAATCCAATTCCCGTTTTTAAGGTCGTTTTTGTAGCCGCCCTGTTTCCAGATTTTTTGATCGGTATAATAATATGTCCATTCACCCTCTTTTACCCCTGAAACAAATTCGCCCTCATATTCTTTTCCTCCTTTATAAAACCAAAAAACCCATTTTCCATTTTGCAAGTCATCTTTAAATACACCCTCCATGTCCTTACTACCATCTTTATAATACCAGATCCAGGAGCCGTCTTTTAAACCATTTTTATACTTTCCGGAAAAATTTAATTGAGAATTATCAAACCATTGAGATGAAAGTCCATTGAATTGGTCGTTAAGGTAATTGCTTTCTTTCCATTTGCCCCCATTTTCAAACCATTCACTAAAGCTTCCCTCTTTTTTTCCATTCACATAATTTGAAATTTCCTTTTGTTGTCCATTGCTATACCATTCCTGCCATTGCCCATCCTTTAACTCTTTAATGAATACGCCTTCTGATTTCTTTTGTCCATTATTATAATACTGCAGGTTTTTACCCTCTTTATACCCATTCTTATACTCTGAACTTTCCTTTATTTTGTCGTTTTTATACCAAGTAATCAAGGTTCCATTTCCATTTAAAATTGTCTGCTTTCCCTTCTCATTCCAAAAATCGAGTAAAAGAATAGTATCAGCACTAAATTTCTCAACTTTTATTTTTGTATTATTTTCCTGCCAGTTAATCCAGATGCTGTCTTTATATCCAGCCTTATAAAAGCCTTCTTCCTTTTTATTGCCACTTTCATACCAGCTTGTTTTCAGGCTATCGGCTTTTCCATTATTAAAATAACCAACATCCTTAGTCTTTCCGTTCTTATAATAATAGGCCACCTTGCCGTGTGGTTTCCCATTGGAGTAATTCATTTCTTCTTCTAATTCACCCGACTCATAATAATAAAGCCATTTTCCCTGCTCAACTCCAAGGATATTATACTTGCCCTCGGACCTCTTATTTCCACTTGGC
This sequence is a window from Bacteroidota bacterium. Protein-coding genes within it:
- the rimP gene encoding ribosome assembly cofactor RimP is translated as MITKEKIAPLVEEKLKGSDNYIVDIKVNTDNKIIIEIDNDNGLFIEDCINVSRYVEQNLDREDEDFELQVSSPGLSQPFKIKRQYFKNVGRKVEVVTLEGEKITGKLVAADELEIKLETEVKLKDEITKKRKTVNKIISLNYNNIKETKVVISFK
- the nusA gene encoding transcription termination/antitermination protein NusA, with the protein product MNNLELIESFAEFKEIKNIDRVTMMGILEDVFRSMLVKKYGTDDNFDIIVNPEKGDLEIWRNREIVDDEFAEDSFDYDENKHISLAEAIKIDPDFEIGEDVSEEVKLSDFGRRSVLAIRQNLMSRLMELEKDSIYKKYKEKVGEIITGEVYQIWKKELLVLDDEGNELILPKVEQIPSDYFKKGETVRAVVLRVEMKNNNPVIVLSRTAPKFLEKLFELEVPEIFDGLIIIKNIVREAGERAKVAVESYDDRIDPVGACVGMKGSRIHGIVRELKNENIDVINFTSNNSLYITRALSPAKVTSVKIDDETKRAEVYLKPDQVSLAIGKGGHNIKLASKLTGFDIDVYRDTDVDAEDVDLDEFADEIESWIIDELKAVGCDTARSVLELSVEDLVKRTDLEEETIKDVKNILQAEFE